One window from the genome of Elaeis guineensis isolate ETL-2024a chromosome 5, EG11, whole genome shotgun sequence encodes:
- the LOC105045043 gene encoding LOW QUALITY PROTEIN: calreticulin (The sequence of the model RefSeq protein was modified relative to this genomic sequence to represent the inferred CDS: inserted 2 bases in 2 codons) — protein MAISGKPPLISFVSLLLSLLSLASAEVFFEERFNDGWEKWWVKSDWKKDEKMLGKWRHTSGNWSGDPNDKGIQTMEDNRFYAISAEFPEFSNKDXTLVFQFSAKREQKFGCAGAYMKLLSGEIDQKKFGGETPYSIMFGPDICGQNTKKVHAILSRNGKNHMNKKDVPCENDQLTHVYTLIIRPDATYSILIDNKEKESGSIHTDWDILPPKQIEDPEAKKPEDWDDKKFIIDPEHKKPEGYDDIPKEIPDLDAKKPEDWNDEKDGEWKAPMKPNPEYKGPWKQKKIKNPNYKGKWKPPMIDNPDYKEDPDIYVYPNLRYVGXELWQVKSGTLFDNILICDDPEYAKSFAEETWGKNKDAEKEAKEAFDEAARRKEEEESKYDPIRKDEEDEEEEEDDDVDIHLDEDKDKPHDEL, from the exons ATGGCGATTTCGGGGAAGCCGCCGCTCATCTCCTTCGTTTCCCTCTTGCTTTCTCTCCTCTCGCTTGCCTCCGCAGAAGTCTTCTTTGAGGAGCGCTTCAATG ATGGCTGGGAGAAATGGTGGGTAAAATCTGATTGGAAGAAGGATGAGAAGATGTTGGGTAAGTGGCGCCATACTTCGGGTAATTGGAGTGGTGATCCAAATGATAAAG GCATCCAAACCATGGAGGACAATAGATTCTATGCAATTTCAGCAGAGTTTCCAGAGTTCAGTAACAAAG AAACATTGGTTTTCCAATTTTCAGCGAAACGCGAGCAAAAATTTGGTTGTGCAGGCGCCTACATGAAGCTGCTTAGTGGTGAAATTGATCAAAAGAAGTTTGGTGGTGAGACACCCTATAG TATCATGTTTGGACCAGACATCTGTGGGCAGAACACGAAGAAGGTTCATGCCATTCTTTCACGAAATGGAAAGAACCACATGAACAAGAAGGATGTGCCATGTGAGAATGATCAACTGACTCATGTCTACACTCTCATCATCCGCCCGGATGCTACATACAGTATTCTAATAGATAACAAAGAGAAGGAATCAGGGAGCATACATACTGATTGGGATATTCTTCCTCCAAAGCAAATTGAGGATCCCGAAGCCAAAAAG CCTGAAGATTGGGACGACAAGAAATTTATTATTGATCCTGAACATAAGAAACCAGag GGCTATGATGACATCCCCAAGGAGATACCTGATCTTGATGCTAAGAAG CCAGAAGACTGGAATGATGAAAAGGATGGTGAATGGAAGGCCCCAATGAAGCCAAATCCTGAATACAAGGGGCCATGGAAACAAAAG AAAATCAAGAACCCCAATTACAAGGGAAAATGGAAGCCTCCAATGATTGATAATCCAG ATTACAAGGAAGATCCAGACATTTATGTTTATCCCAACTTAAGATATGTAG ATGAGCTGTGGCAG GTTAAATCAGGAACCCTGTTTGACAACATTTTAATTTGTGATGACCCTGAATATGCAAAGAGTTTTGCTGAAGAAACCTGGGGCAAAAACAAGGAT GCTGAGAAGGAAGCTAAGGAAGCATTCGATGAGGCTGCGAGAAGGAAAGAAGAGGAG